The DNA sequence GATGACCTGCACGCCCGACATCGTCAGCCCGCCTTCGCCCGGTGGGCCGCGTCGCCGGCCGCACCGTCCCGCTCGTCGCCGCTCTCCGCCTGGTCGAGCATCGCCAGGTGATCCGCGGGCAACGGCTTGCCGAGCAGGCTGATGCCCGCACACAGCACGATGCCGAGGATGCACGCGACACCGGTGGACGCGAACGGGTTCTGGTTGAACGGGTAGAACCCTTCGTACATGCCGAACTGCGGACCCAGGTGGATGAAGAAGTAGAACGCGAACGTCAACAACCCACCGGCGATGGCGCCGGTCTTGTTCGCGCGGCGACGCCAGAAGATCGCCAGGAACATCGGCCCGCTGAGGGTGGCGATGATGCCGCCGATGCCGACCCACAGCAGGATCGACAGCAGCTCGGGCGGCGAGTACACCGCGATCCCCGCGACGACACCGGCGACCACGATGCCGATCCGGCCGATCAGCAGCGCCCGCTTGTCCACCTGAGGCGACTCCGGGTCCTTGCCCCGCCACGGTATCCACGTCTTGCGGTAGAGGTCGTTGGCGGCGAGCTGCGAGATGCTCATCAACAGCCCGTCCGTCGTGGAGATGATCGCCGACAACACCGCGACACTCAGCAGCGCCGCCGTCCACGCCGGCAACAGTGCCGTCAGCATGCTCGGGATCACGGCATCGGGGTGGATGTCCTCGATGCCCATGGCCCTGCCGAGCACACCGCCGAGGAACAGAAACCCGACGGCGAGGCCGACGATGCTCGACATCAGCACGAACTTGCGCGCCTGCCCCGTGCCGCGCAGGGCGAAGAACTTGTTGCCCAGGTGCGGCAGCGTGAAGAAGCCGAAGTGCGCGATGAGCAGCAGCACGATCACCCACCACGACGAGAACGTCGGGTTGGCCGGGTCGGTGTGCACGTCCCACTGCATCTTCGCCGGCAGCGCGTCGTTGACGGCGGCCGGGCCGAAGCCCTCGACACCCGCGCCGACGAGGAACGCCACGATCACGAACGCGGCGACCACCAGCATGAACAGGCCCTGGATCGCGTCGGTGATGATGTCGCTGTGGCTGCCGCCCATGATCATGTAGACCATGACGATGCCGATCGCCACCCAGACCCCGACGTTGTACGGGATGCCGAGGATGGTCTCGAACATCTGCCCGGAGGCGGCGAGCTGCGCCATCACGTAGTAGATGAGGAACAGCGAGATGAGCGCGGCGATGGCACGCAGCACCGGGCTGCGGTAGATGTCACCGAGGAAGTCCGGCACCGTCTGCGAGTGCAGCCGGTCACCGAGCCGTTTCATGTGCCGCACGACGAGCATCGTGCCCAGGTAGATGCCGATCGGGTACAGCATCGGGTAGTACCCGGCCTTGAAGCCGGACTCGTAGGCGAGGCCGGGAATCCCGAGGAAGGTCGAGCCGCTCGCCACCATGGCCATGTAGCTCAGCCCGAGTACCAGACCCCCGTACGCTCCGCGCGCCGTCGCGAAGTCGTCGGAGCTCTTCGTCCGACGCATCCCGACCACGCCAAGCGCAAGCATCATCGCCGTGTAGCCGACGAGGAAGATCCAACCCCACACCACGACACTCATGACGTACCTCCGGTCTTGTCCTGCGCGCCGTTGTCACTCGCCGTGGGCAGGTACCGCTCCTGCCGTTTCATCCAGATCGCCACCACGATGAAGTAGCCGACGATCGCCAGGAGCCCTACCACCATGACGTTCACGTGTCTCAACTCCTCTGTCAGAGACCACGGGGCTGCGCAAGCGCAGCGGGAGGTGTGTTGCCCGCGGTCGCGCCTTCCGCGTACTGCGGCGTGACGATGTAGACGAACTCGTACACCTCGTCGTCGGCGAGTCCGTCCGAGACCATCGACTCCCCGATCCTGACCCCGTAACGCATCAACAGCTCCTGGTGCACAGGGAAGGCGGAACCGTCGTTGTTGACGTCGTTGCCGACCACCTCGAGCGCCCAGCTGTCGCTGCCGACGATCGCCGGTCGCCGCTCACCCAGCCACCTGGCTTCCCGCAGGTACGGCCCTGGCAGGCCCTTGGACGCCTCCCACCGCTCGATGTCCTTCGGGTCCCGCTCGGCCAGCAGCTGGTTCCAGCCGGTGCGGAACAGCACCACGTCGCCGGGCAGGATCTCGTCGATGCCGCCCATGTCCATGGCTGCCTTGATGTCCTCGAGGGTGATCCGGTAGTTCTCCTTGAGCAGCGGCTTGCCGTTGGACGCCGGCTCGGCCAGGTCGCCGTCGTCACCGTTCGCGATCTTCACGCCGAGGATGTCGAGCAGCACACCACGGGTGACGATCGGGCCCATGTGCTCGTTGCCGAGCTTCGTCGTGCCCCAGCCCTTCGCGATGTCGCGGCCGCGGTTGCCGTTGTAGAAGTAGTCGTCGGCACCGAGGTGGTTCAGGTTGTCGACCTGCGTGGCGATCTGGTACGTCGTGGACGTCGGCTCCGGGTGGATCTCGTACTTCTTGCCGAGGAACCGCTCCTCGTGGATGCTCACCTTGTTCTCGGCGAGCGGCTCCTCGGAGGTGACGATGCCGCCTTCGTCCCTGAAGTTCGGCGGCACCGGGTAGCCGGAGATGCTCAGCCGTTGCTCGAGGGTGCGCGGCGGGTCGGTCTTGAACGCGGGGAAGCCGTTGAACATCAGCTCGCCCATGTTGTAGGTCCTCACCGGCAGGTGCCTCTTCAGCAGACCCAGGGCCGCCGCGGTCTTCGCCGAGTCGACCTCGTTGAAGGTGCCACGCTGGTCGTCCGCACCGTACCTGCTGGGCGCCCAGTCGGACAGGTTGTCCGGGTCCGAGTAGTCGAACCACTCGTCGCTGTAGTCGTCCTTCTTCGGGCGTTCAGCCGGGCGTTCGGCGGCCCCTGCGGTGCCGGACGCGGAGAGGCCGGCCCACGCGGCGGCGCCCGCCGCACCGGCGGTGCCCGCCAGCTTCATGGCATCGCGACGGCTCACCTGATGCTTGTCGAAGTACTTGCGCAACAGCTCAGGATTCATCGGAGACTCCCTTGTTTCCTTGGCAACGGTCGTTGGTGCTTCCTGCTGTCGCGGCCGCCCGTCAGAGCTTGACGACCACCGTCTTGGTCTGCGTGTAGGCGTCCAGTGCCTCGATGCCCTTCTCCCTGCCGTAGCCGGAACGCTTGAAGCCGCCGAACGGCAGCTCCACCCCGCCCCCGGCGCCGTAGGTGTTGACGTACACCTGGCCGGCCTGGACCTGTCCGGCCAACCGGTGCGCCCGCCCCACGTCCCTGGTCCACACCGCGCCGAGCAGCGCGTAGTCGGTGCCGTTGGCGAGCGCGACGGCCTCCTCCTCGCTGTCGAACGTCATCGCGGCGAGCACCGGGCCGAACACCTCCTGCTGCGCGATCTCCGACTGCGGGTCGACGCCGTCGATGAGCGTCGCCGAGTAGTATGCGCCGCCGGCGAGGTCGTCGTCCTTCGGTACGTCGCCGCCGACGATCACCTCGCCCCGCCCGAGCCGGTCGACCATGCCGACGACGCGGCTCTGCTGCTTCGTCGAGACCAGCGGCCCCAGGTCGGGATCGTCCAGGCCGCGGCCGACGGTGACCTTGCCGAAGTTCTCCGCGACCTTCGCGATCAGCTCGTCGTGCACAGAGCGGTCGACGAGCAACCGGGAGCCCGCGGAGCACGTCTGGCCGGCGTTCTGCAGGATCGCCTTGGTCGCGAACGTGGCGACGGTGTCCAGGTCCGCGTCGCCGAAGACCACGTGCGCGCTCTTGCCGCCGAGCTCGAGCAACGCCGGTGCCACCCGGTCGGCCGCGGCGTGGGCGATCTTCGACCCCACCTCGGGCGACCCGACGAAACCGATGTGCGCGACCTGCGGGTGTGCGGCCAACGCAGCGCCGGCCTCCGCGCCGATCCCAGGCACCACGTTGAAGATCCCCGCGGGCAGCCCGGCCTCGGTGGCGAGCTTGGCGACCTCCACCGCCGTACGCGGTGTCTCGTCCGCCGGCTTGATGATGGTCGCGTTGCCGGTCGCGACCGCAGGCGCTACCGCGCGGGCGAGCAGCTGCAGCGGGTAGTTCCACGCCACCACGGACCCGACCACACCGAACGGCTCGTTGCGCGTGTACACGTGCACGTCCTGCGCCAGCGGGATGGTGTGGCTGTAGTACGAGTCGATCGCGTGGCCGTAGAACCTGAAGTACCGCGCGCAGACGGTCGCGTCGGTGCGCGCCTGCGAGATCGGCTTGCCGGTGTCCTCGCTCTCCAGCCGGGCGAGGCGTTCGGCGTCACGCTCGATCAGGTCGGCGATCGTGGTGAGCATGCGTGCCCGATGCTCGGGCAGCGTGGCGTTCCACGCCGGCTGCGCCTGCCGCGCCGCCTCGACGGCCTGGTCCACCTCTGCCGCACCACAGCGCGCGACGGCACCGAGGACCTGACCGGTCGCCGGGTCGATGTTGTCGTAGGTGTCGGCGGCGGCCACCGACGCTCCGTTGATGTAGGCCTGTGTGGTGCCCTCGGTCATCGTTCGCATCTTCCGTTCGTGGGTGTGCAGCGGTCAGTCGTCCGCGATCACGAGCGCGGCGCGGGTGACCTTCTTGTCCTCGGCGGCCTGCACGGCCGCGCGCGCCTGGCCGAGCTCGTAGTCCGCGTCCACCAGGTCCTCCCACGGGTACTGGGGGGTGGCCTCGATGAAGCGGATGGAGTCCGACAGCAGGTACGGGGCGTATCTGATCACCGCGTGCATGGTCACGCCGGAACGGGTGAACAGGCCGGGGTCGAAGTCGGTGAGCTTGTTCGGGCTGATGTTGCCGACACTGACGAACCGGCCGCCAGGCCGCACCATCCGCACGCCTTCGGCGAACGCGCTCGGCACGCCGGTCAGGTCGACCACGACGTCCCCGCCGCCACCGGTCAGGTCGCGCAGCATCTCGACCCGGCCGGGGCCGTCGGCCGCCGCCGTGAGGTCCACCGTGTGGTGCGCGCCGAACTGCTTCGCCTTCGCCAGCCTGGACGGCGCCATCTCGGCGATGAACACCTCGGCGCCCGCCTCGCGGCACATCGCCGCTCCGGCCAGCCCGAGCCCGCCGGCACCGAGCAGGATGACCTTCTCGCCGCGCCGCACCTGGCCGTGGTGGGTCGCGCTGACCATCTGCGAGATCGCGCAGTTGGCCGACGAGACCGCCTTGCTGCTCACCGAGTCAGGCACCTTGTAGACGTACTGGTCGCGACCCAGCGACCAGTACGTGCCGAAGGTGCCGTAGAAGTGCGGCGCCTGGTCCGCCGGCCTCGACCAGCGCTGGTACGCGTTACCGCAGATCTGCAGGTCCCCCCTGTTGCACTGCGGACACCGGCGGCACGCCGCGAAGTAGGTGGCGACCACCCGGTCGCCTTCGCTCAGCGGCGCGCCGGCAAAGTCGGTGGTGGCACCCTCGCCGAGCCGCGCGACCCGGCCGACGCCCTCGTGGCCGATGGCGCAGCCGGGCTGGATCAATGGGTGGTGCCCCTTGAGGATGTGGACCTCGGAACCACAGACGTTGGCGCGAATCATCTGCAGAACAACCCCGCCGACCTCCGGGTCGGAGACCGGGTACTCGCGTTGCTCCAGCTCGCCTGGTCCGGTCAGTACCGTGGTCACGCCGTTCGTCACTGTGGCCTCCTTGCCTCTGGTCCTTCGAGAAAGCGCACCTCGACCGTAGCGTGCCGAGGTTCACGTGCGGTTGCGACGCGCAGTTCGGCGCCGTCGTCCGGCTGCGGTTCACCGAGCGCCAGCAGCTGCTCGCCGGCGAACAGCGGCCGCCGCAGGCGGTACGTCAATGAATGCAGCTGCCGTTCAGGCGCGCTGCGGCGCACCAGCTCGAGCATGAGCAGCACGAGCAGCGGCCCGTGCACGACCAGCCCGGGATAGCCCTCCACCTGCTCTGTGTAGGGCGCGTCGTAGTGGATGCGGTGTGCGTTCGCGGTGAGCGCGCTGAACCGGAACAGCAGCGTCGGGTCCGGGCGACGGGCCAGCTGCCAGCTGGCGTCCGCGGCCGGCGCGTGCTCGGTGTCGATCGCGTGCATCGCCTGCCGCCGCGGGTCCTCCCCGCTGCGGTACACGAAGTCGCTCTCCTCGACCACGCACACCTGCGCGCCCTGGCTGATCTCGTGCCGTACGGTCACGAACACCATCTCGCCGCTGCTGCCCTGCTTCACCCGCACGTCGTGCAGCGTGCTCACCCGGCTGGCCGACACCCCGAGGGTCGGCGCCGCGCGCCACTCCGCCCGACCACCGGCGAACATCCGTCGCCGGTCGGGCAGCGGCGGCAAGAAGTGTCCCTCCCCCGGGTGGCCGTCGGCGCCGAGCTCGGCCTGCGCCGGCCACTCCAGGAAGTACAGCCAGTGCCACATCGGCGGCAACAGGTCGCCGTCCGGCAGCGGCCTGGGCAGGTCGAGCAGGGCGCCCAGCCGTTCGGCCGGGGCGGCCGGCAGCTCGTCGCGCACGGTGACCGGGCCGGGCACCCACGACGCGAGGTACCGGTCCAGCCCTTCCGGGCGAGCGTGCATCGCCATCTCCCCTCAGCGGCGCCCCGCTCGCCGTCGAGTGCTGCGACCAGTCGTGTCATGAATGGCCGTACAAAGGTTTCGACATTGTGGGCGTGCCGGCTGGCGGACGTCAATAGCAACTCGCAATCTCTACGAATCAACGGGAGTTGACCTCGTCAGTTTTTGGCCGTACAAATGGTTGGGTCAGGCCGCGTCGTAGGCAACGACGCCCGACGGAAGCGGAAAACACGACCATGGTCAGCATCACGGATACCCTCGCCAGCTGGGCACACGACTATGTCCCGGACACCGATGACCTGGCCCTCGCGCACCGGTCGCTCGTGGACACGGTCGGCGTCACGCTCGCTGCGCGTGACCACCCGGTACGTACGATCGCCGCGCAGCTGCCCGAGGTGGCGCGCTGGGCGGCCGTCGGTCACGTGCTCGACTTCGACGACCTGCACGTCGAGTCCACGGCGCACATCAGCGTGGTGATCACGCCGACGGTGCTCTCCGCAAGCGGCGACGCCCGGGCGTATCTGGCCGGTGCGGGTGTCATGGCCCGCCTCGGCACCATGCTCGGCTGGTCGCACTACGCGGCGGGCTGGCACGCCACCTGCACCGCAGGCGCACCGGCCGCGGCCGTCGCCGCCGGGGTCGCCTGGGGTCTGTCCGCACGGCAGCTGGCCACCGCCATGGCGCTTGCCGTACCGGGCGCGGGCGGCGTACAGACGGCGTTCGGCACCGACGGCAAGTCGCTACAGGTGGGCTTCGCGGCGGAGGCCGGCATCCGCGCTGCCCGGCTGGCCCGCGCCGGCGCGACCGCCGACCCGCGCGCGCTGGACGACTGGCTCGAGCTGGTCGGCGGCACGGCCGGGCCGGTCGACACCAGCGGACCTGCCGTGCCAGGCGGCCTCGCGATAAAGATGTTCCCCTGCTGCTACGCGATGCAGCGGCCGATCGCCGCGCTCCGCGGGCTGCGCGGCGACATCGACGACCAGGTCGCGCACGTGACGGTGTCCACGCCCGCGGCCACCCTTCAGCCGCTCATCCACAACTACCCGCGTACCGGCCTGCAGGGCAAGTTCAGCATGCAGTACGCCGTCGCGGCGACACTGCTCGACGACTACCCGGGGTTCGCCAGCTTCACCGACCCTGCGGTCGGCCGCGGCGAGGCGCAGCAGCTGCTGTCCCGCGTCGACGTCGACCGCACCCCCGGCGGCGACGGCCTGCTGGACGGCGAGGTCGACGTACGGGTGGCGCTGGCCGGCGGCCGGACGCTGCAGGCGCGGCTGGGTGACCCGCCCGGTGCTCCGCGCCGGCCGCCCACGGACGCGGAGCTGCGGGAGAAGCTCGCCGCGTGCGGCGAGGACGTCCCGAAGCTGCTCGACGGCATCACCTGGCAGTGTGCCGCTGAGCTGCTGCGCACTGAGCTGCCACTGGTCAGGGACTGATCCGATGGCGCCACTCCCCCTCGAAGGCACCACCGTCGTCAGCGTCGAACAGGCCGTGGCAGCGCCGTTCGCAACCAGGCAGCTTGCCGACCTCGGCGCCCGGGTGATAAAGATCGAGCGGCCGGGCGGCGGCGACTTCGCCCGGCGATACGACACCACCGTGCACGGCCAGGCGAGCTACTTCGTCTGGCTGAACCGGTCCAAGGAGTCGCTGACCGTCGACCTCAAGGCACCGGCCGGCCGGAAGATACTCGACCAGCTGCTCGCCGACGCCGACGTGTTCGTCCAGAACCTCGCGCCGGGAGCGGCGGCCAGGCTCGGGTGCGACGCCGCCACGCTGAACGAGCGGTTCCCTTCGCTCGTGGCGTGCACGGTCAACGGGTACGGCTCGGCCGGCTCCTGGTCCGACCGCAAGGCCTACGACCTCCTGGTGCAGTGCCAGACCGGCCTGGTGTCACTGACAGGCACGCCCGAGGAGGCCGCGAAGGTCGGCATCTCCGTCGCCGACATCGCCGCCGGCATGTACGCGTACTCCGGCATCCTCACCTCGCTGCTCACCCGCGCGACGACGGGGAACGCGCCGGCCGTCGAGGTCTCGCTGTTCGACGCACTCGCCGAGTGGATGAGCCAGCCGGCGTACTACACCAAGTACGCCGGCACCCAGCCGCCACGGGTCGGCGCACAGCACGCGACGATCGCGCCCTACGGCCCGTACACCGCCGCCGACGGCAAGGACGTGCTCCTCGCCATCCAGAACGAACGCGAGTGGGCCGAGCTGTGCCGGCAGTTCTTGGGCCAGCCGGACCTCGTGCACGACCCCCGGTTCGCCACCGGTTCTGCCCGGGTCGCCCATCGCGACGAGCTGAACGCCGTGGTGTCGGCACGGTTCGCCCAGCTCGACAGCGCCGATGCCATGGCCCGGCTCGACGCAGCGAACATCGCCAACGCCGGGGTGAACTCCGTACCGGAGTTCCTCGACCATCCGGTGCTCGCCGAGCGCGACCGCTGGCGCGACGTGGGCATCCCCGGCGGCAGCATGCAGGCGCTCGTACCGCCGACCAACCTCACCGGGATCACGGCGCGGATGGACCCGGTGCCCGCCGCAGGCGAGCACACCGACGACATCCTCGCCGCGCTCGGCCACGAACCCACCACCATCGCACGTCTCCGCGCCGACGGAGTCGTCTGAGAAGTCAACCAGCCCGACCAAGGAGCCGACCAGGTGAGCACTCTCGATCTGCTGAGCCGCGACGAACAGCTGATCGTCGCGGCAGTACGTGATTTCGTGGACAAGGAGATCAAGCCGGTCGTCCAGGAGCTCGAGCACGCCAACACCTACCCGGAAGACCTGATCGAGCAGATGAAGCAGCTCGGCATCTTCGGTCTGGCGATCCC is a window from the Streptosporangiales bacterium genome containing:
- a CDS encoding sodium:solute symporter family protein, which codes for MSVVVWGWIFLVGYTAMMLALGVVGMRRTKSSDDFATARGAYGGLVLGLSYMAMVASGSTFLGIPGLAYESGFKAGYYPMLYPIGIYLGTMLVVRHMKRLGDRLHSQTVPDFLGDIYRSPVLRAIAALISLFLIYYVMAQLAASGQMFETILGIPYNVGVWVAIGIVMVYMIMGGSHSDIITDAIQGLFMLVVAAFVIVAFLVGAGVEGFGPAAVNDALPAKMQWDVHTDPANPTFSSWWVIVLLLIAHFGFFTLPHLGNKFFALRGTGQARKFVLMSSIVGLAVGFLFLGGVLGRAMGIEDIHPDAVIPSMLTALLPAWTAALLSVAVLSAIISTTDGLLMSISQLAANDLYRKTWIPWRGKDPESPQVDKRALLIGRIGIVVAGVVAGIAVYSPPELLSILLWVGIGGIIATLSGPMFLAIFWRRRANKTGAIAGGLLTFAFYFFIHLGPQFGMYEGFYPFNQNPFASTGVACILGIVLCAGISLLGKPLPADHLAMLDQAESGDERDGAAGDAAHRAKAG
- a CDS encoding cyclase family protein, producing MNPELLRKYFDKHQVSRRDAMKLAGTAGAAGAAAWAGLSASGTAGAAERPAERPKKDDYSDEWFDYSDPDNLSDWAPSRYGADDQRGTFNEVDSAKTAAALGLLKRHLPVRTYNMGELMFNGFPAFKTDPPRTLEQRLSISGYPVPPNFRDEGGIVTSEEPLAENKVSIHEERFLGKKYEIHPEPTSTTYQIATQVDNLNHLGADDYFYNGNRGRDIAKGWGTTKLGNEHMGPIVTRGVLLDILGVKIANGDDGDLAEPASNGKPLLKENYRITLEDIKAAMDMGGIDEILPGDVVLFRTGWNQLLAERDPKDIERWEASKGLPGPYLREARWLGERRPAIVGSDSWALEVVGNDVNNDGSAFPVHQELLMRYGVRIGESMVSDGLADDEVYEFVYIVTPQYAEGATAGNTPPAALAQPRGL
- a CDS encoding aldehyde dehydrogenase family protein, whose product is MTEGTTQAYINGASVAAADTYDNIDPATGQVLGAVARCGAAEVDQAVEAARQAQPAWNATLPEHRARMLTTIADLIERDAERLARLESEDTGKPISQARTDATVCARYFRFYGHAIDSYYSHTIPLAQDVHVYTRNEPFGVVGSVVAWNYPLQLLARAVAPAVATGNATIIKPADETPRTAVEVAKLATEAGLPAGIFNVVPGIGAEAGAALAAHPQVAHIGFVGSPEVGSKIAHAAADRVAPALLELGGKSAHVVFGDADLDTVATFATKAILQNAGQTCSAGSRLLVDRSVHDELIAKVAENFGKVTVGRGLDDPDLGPLVSTKQQSRVVGMVDRLGRGEVIVGGDVPKDDDLAGGAYYSATLIDGVDPQSEIAQQEVFGPVLAAMTFDSEEEAVALANGTDYALLGAVWTRDVGRAHRLAGQVQAGQVYVNTYGAGGGVELPFGGFKRSGYGREKGIEALDAYTQTKTVVVKL
- a CDS encoding zinc-binding dehydrogenase, producing MTNGVTTVLTGPGELEQREYPVSDPEVGGVVLQMIRANVCGSEVHILKGHHPLIQPGCAIGHEGVGRVARLGEGATTDFAGAPLSEGDRVVATYFAACRRCPQCNRGDLQICGNAYQRWSRPADQAPHFYGTFGTYWSLGRDQYVYKVPDSVSSKAVSSANCAISQMVSATHHGQVRRGEKVILLGAGGLGLAGAAMCREAGAEVFIAEMAPSRLAKAKQFGAHHTVDLTAAADGPGRVEMLRDLTGGGGDVVVDLTGVPSAFAEGVRMVRPGGRFVSVGNISPNKLTDFDPGLFTRSGVTMHAVIRYAPYLLSDSIRFIEATPQYPWEDLVDADYELGQARAAVQAAEDKKVTRAALVIADD
- a CDS encoding 2-methylcitrate dehydratase, translated to MVSITDTLASWAHDYVPDTDDLALAHRSLVDTVGVTLAARDHPVRTIAAQLPEVARWAAVGHVLDFDDLHVESTAHISVVITPTVLSASGDARAYLAGAGVMARLGTMLGWSHYAAGWHATCTAGAPAAAVAAGVAWGLSARQLATAMALAVPGAGGVQTAFGTDGKSLQVGFAAEAGIRAARLARAGATADPRALDDWLELVGGTAGPVDTSGPAVPGGLAIKMFPCCYAMQRPIAALRGLRGDIDDQVAHVTVSTPAATLQPLIHNYPRTGLQGKFSMQYAVAATLLDDYPGFASFTDPAVGRGEAQQLLSRVDVDRTPGGDGLLDGEVDVRVALAGGRTLQARLGDPPGAPRRPPTDAELREKLAACGEDVPKLLDGITWQCAAELLRTELPLVRD
- a CDS encoding CoA transferase yields the protein MAPLPLEGTTVVSVEQAVAAPFATRQLADLGARVIKIERPGGGDFARRYDTTVHGQASYFVWLNRSKESLTVDLKAPAGRKILDQLLADADVFVQNLAPGAAARLGCDAATLNERFPSLVACTVNGYGSAGSWSDRKAYDLLVQCQTGLVSLTGTPEEAAKVGISVADIAAGMYAYSGILTSLLTRATTGNAPAVEVSLFDALAEWMSQPAYYTKYAGTQPPRVGAQHATIAPYGPYTAADGKDVLLAIQNEREWAELCRQFLGQPDLVHDPRFATGSARVAHRDELNAVVSARFAQLDSADAMARLDAANIANAGVNSVPEFLDHPVLAERDRWRDVGIPGGSMQALVPPTNLTGITARMDPVPAAGEHTDDILAALGHEPTTIARLRADGVV